From Marivirga harenae, one genomic window encodes:
- a CDS encoding CNNM domain-containing protein, translated as MLIFVLSTFVAVFVSFLCSMAEAVLLSVDKVKIETDKEKGLSYAKIMHKLKSNIDRPISAILILNTIAHTGGATIAGSAFDAIYGEKYIWIFSVIFTIVILFGTEIIPKVIGVNKSNAISRKMAWPLQLIIKILHPFIVITQAFTRLLVGKRKKSNPYSLDDIRTIARMAKMEKIIDTDQESIIINTSTLKKRFVREIMLPVDQIIFFEENVSFDRYFNVALKHKHTRYPISRTDSIEGVYGYINFKEIALNEKESSENRLTEFIRPVIFINENTPIINLLKSMNENRFHISMVKSEAGKIIGMITLENLVETIVGDIEDEFD; from the coding sequence ATGCTTATATTCGTATTAAGCACATTTGTAGCAGTATTCGTGTCTTTTTTATGTTCAATGGCTGAGGCAGTTTTATTGAGTGTCGACAAAGTCAAAATTGAAACTGATAAAGAAAAAGGACTTAGCTATGCCAAGATCATGCATAAGCTCAAATCCAATATTGACAGGCCTATTTCCGCCATACTAATCTTAAATACGATTGCCCACACGGGAGGTGCCACCATAGCGGGAAGTGCATTTGACGCGATTTATGGAGAAAAATACATTTGGATCTTTTCAGTAATTTTTACCATCGTGATTCTTTTTGGAACTGAAATTATTCCAAAGGTAATAGGTGTTAATAAATCAAACGCTATTTCACGGAAGATGGCATGGCCTCTGCAACTCATTATAAAAATTCTTCATCCCTTCATTGTCATCACTCAGGCCTTCACCAGATTATTAGTAGGCAAAAGAAAGAAGAGTAATCCATACAGCCTTGATGACATTCGGACCATTGCCAGAATGGCTAAAATGGAAAAAATAATTGACACCGATCAGGAAAGTATCATCATCAATACCTCTACCTTAAAAAAACGGTTTGTTAGAGAAATCATGCTTCCTGTAGATCAAATCATTTTTTTTGAGGAAAATGTTAGTTTTGACCGATATTTTAATGTGGCTTTAAAACATAAGCATACGCGCTACCCAATCAGTAGGACAGATTCTATTGAAGGAGTATATGGGTATATAAATTTTAAGGAAATTGCTTTAAATGAAAAAGAGAGCTCCGAAAACCGCTTGACAGAGTTTATCAGGCCGGTGATTTTTATTAATGAAAATACCCCTATCATCAACTTGTTGAAAAGTATGAATGAAAATCGATTTCATATATCAATGGTAAAATCAGAGGCTGGAAAAATAATTGGAATGATCACATTAGAGAATCTAGTGGAAACCATTGTGGGTGATATTGAAGATGAATTTGATTGA
- a CDS encoding S1/P1 nuclease encodes MKIRIISTFILSIFTFSQALAWGQTGHRAVGEVASFYLKRKVEKRINEILSGESIAVASVWMDNIKSDDSWDYAKPWHYVTIPDGMTYDETEKSPDGDIIMMIEKITKELKTGSLDSKSEQEKLKMLIHLVGDIHQPCHVGNGEDVGGNAVKVKWFGQNSNLHRVWDSEMIDSKAFSYTELADAVNITTKEEIKTLQKNTIDVWYQEAMDLRGQVYSLPEDMYLGYEYSYKNWATVQDQIKKAGIRLAGLLNEIYG; translated from the coding sequence ATGAAAATTAGAATAATAAGTACTTTCATTTTAAGCATTTTCACATTTTCTCAAGCTTTGGCATGGGGGCAAACTGGACATAGGGCAGTGGGAGAAGTGGCTTCCTTTTATCTGAAAAGAAAGGTAGAAAAGCGAATTAACGAGATTTTAAGCGGAGAATCTATAGCTGTAGCAAGTGTATGGATGGACAATATCAAATCTGATGACAGCTGGGATTACGCTAAACCTTGGCATTATGTTACTATTCCTGATGGAATGACGTATGATGAGACTGAGAAGAGCCCGGACGGGGACATCATTATGATGATTGAGAAAATCACAAAAGAGTTAAAAACTGGATCTTTAGATTCGAAAAGTGAACAAGAAAAACTTAAGATGTTAATTCATTTGGTTGGCGACATTCATCAGCCTTGTCATGTTGGAAATGGTGAAGACGTTGGCGGAAATGCCGTTAAGGTCAAATGGTTTGGGCAGAACTCAAATCTTCACAGAGTTTGGGATAGCGAAATGATTGATTCCAAAGCATTTAGCTATACAGAACTTGCTGATGCTGTAAACATCACTACAAAAGAGGAAATTAAAACTCTTCAGAAAAATACAATAGACGTCTGGTATCAAGAAGCAATGGATCTAAGAGGTCAAGTGTACAGTTTACCCGAAGACATGTATTTAGGCTATGAATACAGCTATAAGAATTGGGCTACAGTTCAAGATCAAATTAAAAAAGCAGGAATTAGATTAGCTGGACTACTGAACGAAATATATGGATAA
- a CDS encoding DUF5723 family protein has product MKKIIYSSLLILFIWNGSKALAQSDMISYGLNKTLPQANNLNPAILPDYKFSFGLPGLSGFHINTAQNFTNLELLNTKDEDGSLNSNNILSAIKRNNRISSNNNINLFHLGIRGLTSYTAVSINTRTTARVSLPREFFQFAVLGNASDELKDGLLDLNRFSTKLMGYTEIGVSHGREILGGKMTAGIRIKYLIGHGYADIKNFDARLRTYGNKDFRGDSLAIDVNQFDIRTAGIAASVSDEDFESDDIRSSLLSNGGFGLDLGATYEFSRKIRFFASLNDLGFINWNSQYATKLAVPSFQYNFSGIDVVELINGEDISVINDFDSVINDLEIAETTDESFATSLTARIYAGASYQLSRRQTASAILYSELYRGTLIPAFTGMYNFQAGTFFNFAFSATLMNGRVNNFGTGVTLNLVPFQIVLATNDLLSIVNPMQGRAVDFRFGINHTFGNVNKGKTRAKKNSKNTIDTIDLGID; this is encoded by the coding sequence ATGAAAAAGATTATATATAGCTCATTATTGATATTGTTTATTTGGAATGGCAGCAAGGCTTTGGCACAATCTGATATGATTTCTTATGGACTTAACAAGACCTTGCCACAGGCGAATAATTTAAATCCTGCAATTTTACCTGACTACAAATTTTCCTTCGGTCTTCCTGGCTTGTCCGGATTTCATATTAATACGGCACAAAATTTTACAAACCTTGAACTGTTAAATACAAAAGATGAGGACGGTAGTCTAAATTCAAATAATATTCTTAGTGCTATAAAACGCAATAATAGGATTAGCTCGAACAATAATATTAATTTGTTTCACTTAGGAATACGAGGCTTAACTAGCTATACTGCAGTAAGCATTAATACTAGAACTACAGCTAGAGTTAGCCTCCCAAGAGAGTTCTTTCAGTTTGCGGTCTTAGGAAACGCTAGTGATGAATTGAAGGATGGGCTTCTTGATTTAAATAGATTTTCGACTAAATTAATGGGTTACACTGAGATAGGAGTATCTCACGGACGAGAGATTTTGGGAGGAAAAATGACGGCAGGAATAAGAATTAAATATTTAATTGGCCATGGATACGCTGATATTAAAAACTTTGATGCTAGATTAAGAACTTACGGGAATAAGGATTTTAGAGGGGATTCTCTCGCAATAGACGTCAATCAATTTGATATTAGAACTGCAGGGATTGCTGCTTCAGTTTCTGATGAAGATTTTGAAAGTGATGATATCAGAAGCTCTTTGCTTTCAAATGGTGGATTTGGATTGGATCTGGGAGCCACCTATGAATTCAGCAGGAAGATAAGATTTTTTGCTAGTCTGAATGATTTAGGATTTATTAATTGGAATAGCCAATATGCCACAAAATTAGCTGTCCCTTCATTTCAGTATAATTTTAGTGGGATCGATGTTGTTGAATTAATAAACGGAGAAGATATCTCAGTTATCAATGATTTTGATAGTGTTATAAATGATTTGGAAATAGCTGAAACCACAGATGAATCATTTGCAACATCCTTGACTGCGAGAATCTATGCAGGGGCGTCTTATCAATTAAGTAGAAGACAGACAGCTTCGGCTATATTGTATTCTGAATTATATAGAGGCACATTGATTCCAGCTTTTACGGGTATGTATAACTTTCAGGCAGGCACGTTCTTTAATTTTGCTTTTTCGGCAACTCTAATGAATGGTAGAGTAAACAATTTTGGGACAGGGGTGACATTGAATTTAGTACCATTCCAGATTGTCCTGGCAACCAACGATTTATTATCTATTGTAAACCCCATGCAAGGTAGAGCAGTTGATTTTAGATTTGGTATTAATCATACCTTTGGAAATGTAAATAAGGGCAAAACAAGGGCAAAAAAGAACAGTAAAAATACAATTGATACAATTGATTTGGGAATTGACTGA
- the purE gene encoding 5-(carboxyamino)imidazole ribonucleotide mutase: MSQKGKIAIIMGSQSDLKVMSEAAKVLDELNVSYELTIVSAHRTPERMMDFAKSAKGNGFHAIIAGAGGAAHLPGMVAAYTTLPVIGVPVKSSNSIDGWDSVLSILQMPGGVPVATVALDGAKNAGILAAQIVSNFDENVSKSLESFKKEMKDKVLKSANDVETNGWKSGKMGF; encoded by the coding sequence ATGAGTCAAAAAGGGAAAATAGCCATCATAATGGGTAGCCAGTCAGATTTGAAAGTAATGAGTGAGGCGGCTAAAGTTTTAGATGAATTGAACGTTAGCTATGAGCTAACAATTGTATCTGCACACAGAACTCCGGAAAGAATGATGGATTTTGCAAAGTCAGCTAAGGGCAATGGTTTTCATGCCATTATTGCTGGTGCAGGAGGGGCTGCTCACTTGCCTGGGATGGTTGCAGCCTACACTACCTTGCCAGTAATTGGCGTGCCAGTAAAATCAAGTAATTCCATTGATGGCTGGGATTCAGTACTTTCTATTTTACAAATGCCTGGCGGGGTACCAGTAGCAACTGTTGCATTAGATGGAGCAAAAAATGCTGGAATTTTAGCCGCTCAAATAGTATCTAATTTTGATGAAAATGTCTCTAAAAGCTTGGAGAGTTTTAAAAAGGAAATGAAAGATAAAGTATTGAAATCTGCAAATGATGTAGAAACTAATGGTTGGAAATCAGGAAAGATGGGATTTTAA
- a CDS encoding SiaB family protein kinase, which translates to MIDNINENKMDLNVNFIKSVLSLFSEMQGNGISLVYLGEFNHEITKMFTSMAESDMERKKEDRYVKKRVYHVMVETLQNMNKHSDEITDAQIGNGLFVIGNKEDIYYVITSNKVARDKVDDLRSAIDEVNAASADELKKMYMQQIKHGKLSDKGGAGLGLIDIARKTGEKLVYKFLPIDEEFDLFILKVEINADKIKDVKGK; encoded by the coding sequence ATGATAGATAACATAAATGAAAACAAGATGGATTTAAATGTAAATTTCATCAAATCAGTACTAAGTCTATTTTCTGAAATGCAAGGAAATGGAATTTCGTTAGTCTATTTGGGAGAGTTCAACCATGAAATTACTAAGATGTTTACCTCTATGGCAGAATCAGATATGGAGCGTAAAAAGGAAGATAGATATGTTAAAAAGAGGGTTTACCACGTAATGGTAGAAACTCTGCAAAACATGAATAAGCATTCCGATGAGATTACTGATGCTCAAATTGGGAATGGTTTATTTGTGATTGGTAATAAAGAAGATATTTATTATGTAATCACTAGCAATAAAGTAGCAAGAGACAAGGTAGATGATTTAAGATCTGCTATTGATGAAGTAAATGCCGCCAGTGCTGATGAACTGAAAAAAATGTACATGCAACAGATTAAGCATGGTAAGCTTTCTGATAAGGGAGGAGCCGGTCTTGGTTTAATTGACATTGCGAGAAAAACAGGGGAGAAATTGGTTTATAAATTTTTACCTATCGATGAAGAATTTGATTTATTTATCTTGAAAGTGGAAATAAATGCAGATAAAATAAAAGATGTAAAAGGTAAATAA
- the uvrB gene encoding excinuclease ABC subunit UvrB, which translates to MDFKIISEYQPTGDQPKAITELQKGVEDGEQDQVLLGVTGSGKTFTIANLVERVQKPTLVLSHNKTLAAQLYGEFKQFFPENAVEYFISYYDYYQPEAFIPSSNVYIEKDLSINEEIEKLRLSATSSLLSGRRDVIVVASVSCIYGIGNPDEFGKNIIRLQEGDKVARNQLLFAFVDILYNRTTAEFKRGTFRVKGDTVDIYVAYADFAYRIMFWGDEIESIQRIDPESGKKISDEKIISIFPANLFVTGKDVLHQAIKEIQDDMVEQVKFFERDGRFLEAKRLQERTEFDIEMMRELGYCSGVENYSRYFDRRTPGTRPFCLLDYFPDDFLMVIDESHVTVPQVRAMYGGDRARKINLVDYGYRLPSAMDNRPLKFDEFENLIGQTVYVSATPAEYELRKTEGTVVEQVIRPTGLLDPEIDVRPSGNQIDDLLEEIDERVKLNERVLCTTLTKRMAEELHKFLGRAGIKSRYIHSEVDTLDRVEILRDLRLGEFDVLVGVNLLREGLDLPEVSLVAILDADKEGFLRNQRSLVQTIGRAARNEKGKVIMYADKITDSMQQAMDETNRRRAIQKAYNEEHGITPKTIFKSRESILGQTVAVDSKKTSQQKYYAGIEETSVAADPVVQYMDKPALDKMIAATKKKMEKAAKDLDFIEAARLRDEWQELQKLREKK; encoded by the coding sequence ATGGATTTTAAAATCATAAGTGAATATCAACCTACCGGTGATCAGCCAAAAGCAATAACCGAACTTCAAAAAGGAGTTGAAGATGGGGAACAAGATCAGGTACTTTTAGGTGTAACTGGCTCTGGAAAAACATTTACTATAGCAAATTTAGTGGAGCGAGTTCAAAAACCCACCTTGGTTTTAAGCCATAATAAAACATTAGCTGCGCAACTTTACGGTGAATTCAAGCAGTTTTTCCCCGAAAATGCTGTAGAATATTTTATTTCTTATTATGACTACTATCAGCCTGAAGCTTTTATTCCTTCCAGTAATGTTTATATCGAAAAAGATTTATCAATTAATGAAGAAATTGAAAAATTAAGGCTAAGTGCAACATCTTCACTACTGTCGGGTAGGAGGGATGTGATTGTTGTAGCCTCTGTTTCTTGCATTTACGGTATCGGTAATCCCGATGAATTTGGCAAAAATATTATTCGTTTACAGGAAGGTGACAAGGTTGCACGCAACCAATTGCTTTTTGCCTTTGTAGATATCCTATACAATAGAACTACGGCTGAGTTCAAAAGAGGCACCTTTAGGGTAAAAGGAGATACTGTTGATATTTATGTCGCTTATGCTGACTTTGCCTACAGAATTATGTTCTGGGGAGACGAAATAGAGTCCATTCAAAGAATTGATCCTGAAAGCGGAAAGAAAATCTCAGATGAAAAAATTATTAGCATTTTCCCCGCTAATCTATTCGTTACAGGTAAAGATGTATTACACCAAGCCATCAAGGAAATTCAAGACGATATGGTGGAACAGGTGAAATTTTTTGAAAGAGACGGCCGATTTTTGGAGGCAAAACGTCTGCAAGAAAGGACTGAGTTCGACATAGAAATGATGCGTGAATTGGGCTACTGCTCTGGGGTAGAAAATTACTCTCGATATTTTGATAGGAGAACTCCCGGCACTAGGCCGTTCTGCCTTTTGGATTATTTTCCTGATGACTTTTTGATGGTAATTGATGAGAGTCATGTAACTGTCCCACAGGTCAGGGCAATGTATGGCGGAGATCGAGCCAGAAAAATAAACCTTGTAGATTACGGCTACAGATTACCTTCTGCGATGGACAATAGGCCCTTGAAATTTGATGAATTTGAAAACTTAATCGGCCAGACAGTTTATGTAAGTGCCACTCCTGCTGAATATGAGTTAAGAAAAACGGAAGGAACAGTGGTTGAACAAGTAATTAGGCCAACAGGATTACTCGACCCAGAAATTGATGTCCGTCCAAGCGGCAATCAAATTGATGACTTGTTGGAAGAAATTGATGAGCGGGTGAAGTTAAATGAGCGAGTTTTATGCACAACTTTAACCAAACGAATGGCGGAAGAACTACATAAATTTCTGGGGAGAGCTGGCATTAAATCAAGATATATTCATTCGGAAGTGGACACCTTGGATCGGGTAGAAATCCTGAGAGATTTACGTTTAGGTGAGTTTGATGTACTAGTTGGGGTGAATTTATTACGAGAAGGCCTTGATCTACCAGAGGTTTCTTTAGTCGCTATATTAGATGCGGATAAAGAAGGATTTTTAAGAAATCAGCGTTCTTTAGTACAAACCATTGGTCGTGCAGCTCGAAATGAAAAAGGAAAGGTCATCATGTATGCCGACAAAATTACAGATTCGATGCAACAAGCCATGGATGAAACTAACAGAAGAAGAGCAATCCAAAAAGCATATAACGAAGAGCATGGAATTACTCCCAAAACAATATTTAAATCTAGAGAAAGTATACTGGGACAAACTGTGGCGGTTGATTCGAAAAAAACTTCACAACAGAAATATTATGCTGGTATAGAGGAAACTTCAGTTGCTGCAGATCCTGTGGTCCAGTATATGGATAAGCCCGCTTTGGATAAAATGATTGCTGCTACCAAAAAGAAAATGGAAAAAGCAGCGAAGGATTTGGACTTTATCGAAGCTGCGAGATTACGTGATGAATGGCAAGAACTACAGAAATTAAGAGAAAAGAAATGA
- a CDS encoding 5-(carboxyamino)imidazole ribonucleotide synthase gives MSFNTNLKVGVLGGGQLGRMLLQSAININIDLKMMDPDQHAPCSNLVADFRVGDLEDYDSVYEFGKECDVLTIEIEKVNIKAMKKLQSEGVKVYPQPDIIEMIQDKRVQKQFYKDNGIPTSPFVLTDNKADLKEHIEKLPAVHKIGKGGYDGRGVQVIKSQDDIEKGFDAPSLLEEFVPFKKELAVIVSRNEDGEVNSFPVVEMVFHPEHNLVEYLLSPAIIDKQEAEKAKNVAVDIIKKLKMVGILAVEMFLTNDNEILVNEIAPRPHNSGHQSIEGNFVSQYDQHLRAILNLPLGDTSTKISSAMVNVLGEDGFTGDAMYEGMEDVMRISGASVHLYGKKLTKPFRKMGHVTITDPSLTSLKRKIEIVKSTLKVKA, from the coding sequence ATGAGTTTTAATACAAATTTAAAAGTTGGAGTTTTAGGTGGAGGTCAATTAGGCAGAATGCTTTTACAAAGTGCCATCAATATCAATATTGACTTGAAGATGATGGATCCCGATCAACATGCTCCATGCTCAAATTTGGTAGCTGATTTTAGAGTTGGTGATTTAGAAGATTATGACTCGGTGTACGAATTTGGCAAAGAGTGTGATGTTTTGACTATTGAAATTGAGAAAGTCAATATCAAAGCAATGAAAAAGCTTCAATCTGAAGGTGTCAAGGTTTATCCTCAACCAGATATTATTGAAATGATCCAAGACAAAAGGGTTCAAAAGCAATTCTATAAAGACAACGGAATCCCGACTTCCCCATTCGTACTAACTGACAACAAAGCTGATTTAAAGGAGCATATTGAAAAACTGCCTGCAGTCCATAAAATTGGTAAAGGGGGCTACGATGGAAGAGGGGTACAAGTAATTAAATCTCAGGACGATATAGAAAAGGGCTTCGATGCCCCATCACTGCTAGAAGAATTTGTTCCATTCAAAAAGGAGCTGGCGGTAATTGTCAGTAGGAATGAGGATGGAGAAGTGAATTCATTTCCAGTGGTTGAGATGGTTTTTCACCCGGAACATAATTTAGTAGAATACTTGCTTTCACCTGCAATAATTGATAAACAGGAAGCAGAAAAGGCTAAAAACGTAGCAGTTGATATCATCAAGAAATTGAAAATGGTAGGGATTTTAGCCGTGGAAATGTTCTTAACCAATGATAATGAAATTTTGGTAAATGAAATCGCACCAAGACCTCACAATAGCGGACATCAAAGCATTGAAGGCAACTTTGTGTCGCAGTATGACCAGCACCTTAGAGCCATTTTGAATCTTCCGCTTGGTGATACTTCAACTAAAATCAGCTCTGCTATGGTAAATGTTTTGGGTGAAGACGGATTTACAGGAGATGCAATGTATGAGGGGATGGAAGATGTCATGAGAATATCAGGGGCATCGGTTCATCTATATGGTAAGAAATTAACTAAACCATTTAGAAAAATGGGACATGTTACCATTACTGATCCAAGCTTGACTTCACTAAAAAGAAAGATCGAAATCGTTAAATCAACATTAAAGGTAAAAGCATGA
- a CDS encoding DUF302 domain-containing protein: MNYYHSKILKDKDFNTVRSEVESALKEEGFGVLTEIDFKATMKIKLDKDYLPHVILGACNPTYADKVVSIEPHISTMLPCNVTIREMEDGNIEVTAIDPASAMAVVENEELVQHAKEVNNMLKNVLEAI; encoded by the coding sequence ATGAATTACTATCATTCGAAAATATTAAAAGATAAAGATTTCAATACAGTAAGAAGTGAAGTGGAATCAGCCTTGAAAGAAGAAGGTTTTGGAGTTTTAACTGAAATAGATTTTAAAGCTACCATGAAGATAAAATTAGATAAGGATTATTTGCCTCATGTAATTTTAGGAGCTTGTAATCCAACCTATGCGGATAAAGTAGTATCTATTGAGCCTCACATTAGTACAATGCTACCTTGTAATGTCACTATAAGGGAAATGGAAGATGGTAATATAGAAGTGACAGCAATTGATCCTGCTTCTGCAATGGCAGTGGTGGAAAATGAGGAACTTGTTCAACATGCCAAAGAAGTAAACAACATGCTTAAGAATGTATTAGAAGCAATTTAA
- a CDS encoding 2'-5' RNA ligase family protein has protein sequence MEKSMFFIGICPPHPLEREVHGIKQEFYQKYGIKGAFRSKAHITLQMPFKLAISKEDLFLSALTQLLQNQKNFTVQLKDFGCFEPRVVFINVMDNFDLNELQKSVANFMRQFQIFNDTHRKNGFAPHITIAFRDLKKPIFYEIWSEVKDRTFQNSFLADSLTVFKHNGKAWDIFKEIKFGYT, from the coding sequence ATGGAAAAATCAATGTTTTTTATAGGAATTTGCCCTCCTCATCCATTAGAAAGGGAAGTTCATGGAATTAAACAGGAGTTTTATCAAAAATATGGGATCAAGGGCGCTTTTCGTTCAAAAGCACATATTACGCTACAAATGCCTTTCAAATTGGCTATCAGTAAAGAAGATCTTTTTTTATCAGCATTAACACAACTTTTACAAAATCAAAAAAACTTTACTGTTCAGCTTAAGGATTTTGGATGTTTTGAACCAAGGGTAGTTTTTATTAACGTAATGGATAATTTTGATCTCAATGAACTACAAAAATCGGTTGCGAACTTTATGAGGCAATTTCAAATTTTTAATGATACACACAGAAAAAATGGCTTTGCCCCTCATATAACAATCGCATTTCGTGATTTGAAAAAACCTATCTTTTATGAGATTTGGAGTGAGGTTAAAGATCGCACTTTTCAGAATTCATTTTTGGCCGATTCGCTAACTGTCTTCAAACATAATGGCAAAGCTTGGGATATATTTAAGGAAATCAAATTTGGTTATACTTGA
- a CDS encoding tetratricopeptide repeat-containing sensor histidine kinase: protein MIDSLKSTLSSAGPSKKIDIYNQLAWEFRKSYPDSTLLYSQNAIEIASKSAELNEKVVKSLNFKGVGHFYEGENIKAFELYQQAKDSALIYGDSLQYGYSLNNIGRLYFNQGNYVAAYDNFFRALEIFEAVQDSISMSYGYKSLAELYQSQNNLEKALEMSLKTAEIRQIFDDPSGIISIYLEIAGIYGQMENYNYSLKYFTEAYEVASTINDEANLAIIKLSIAEMNTKRGQLAIALNNANEALDFASKAKNVNLIIQVYSLLGEIHYYRNEYQQALKYFDKVNQLATNNDITYEQEAYYYISMISEKQGETEKAFDYFKRYTTLKEKTENVNTAREIERLEGRLALEAKEKENELLKKNEETYKQVIQNQRAFNIALTATIVLAIIILVIIWITANRRRKLNQILQTKNIKIEDQQKKITLQNKEIKAQNDELIIRNKELDDLNNEKDSLLSLVAHDMKAPFHRIKGLTELLRLSGLNEEQSQYVGMIRNNAKHGAYLINDLLDVNSIVTDKEELKSESFELKKILDDTLSNFLIELTNKQIEYKIECEPGLKVNTDRNYINRILENLISNAIKFSNLESEIILRAGVIKNNFWISVKDFGPGFTEDDKNNLFKKFKKLSAKPTGGESSNGLGLAIVKTLVDRLNGKINLETELGKYSEFTIYFPIS from the coding sequence ATGATAGATAGCTTAAAGTCCACACTTTCTTCAGCGGGCCCTTCGAAAAAAATAGATATTTATAACCAATTAGCTTGGGAGTTCAGAAAATCATATCCTGATAGCACATTGCTCTATAGTCAAAATGCAATTGAAATTGCCTCCAAAAGTGCTGAACTAAATGAAAAAGTTGTAAAATCTCTAAATTTTAAGGGAGTCGGTCATTTTTATGAAGGTGAGAATATAAAAGCATTCGAACTTTATCAGCAAGCTAAAGATTCAGCTCTAATCTATGGTGATTCATTGCAATATGGTTATTCTCTTAATAATATTGGACGATTGTATTTTAATCAAGGAAACTACGTTGCTGCGTATGATAATTTTTTTCGAGCTTTAGAAATATTCGAAGCAGTACAAGATAGCATTTCTATGAGCTACGGGTACAAGAGTTTAGCAGAATTGTATCAATCTCAAAACAATCTAGAAAAGGCATTGGAAATGTCCTTAAAGACTGCTGAAATCCGTCAAATTTTTGATGACCCTTCTGGCATCATCTCCATTTATCTAGAAATTGCTGGTATTTATGGGCAAATGGAAAATTACAATTACAGCCTGAAATATTTTACCGAAGCATATGAAGTCGCTTCCACAATAAATGATGAGGCAAATCTGGCCATAATAAAATTGTCTATAGCAGAAATGAATACAAAGAGAGGGCAGCTAGCAATTGCATTAAACAATGCAAATGAAGCACTCGATTTTGCTTCAAAGGCAAAAAATGTCAACCTAATTATTCAAGTTTATTCGCTTCTAGGAGAAATACATTATTACAGAAATGAATATCAGCAAGCATTAAAATACTTCGACAAGGTTAATCAGCTAGCTACAAATAATGATATTACCTACGAACAGGAAGCTTATTATTACATTTCCATGATTTCTGAAAAGCAAGGTGAAACCGAAAAGGCTTTTGATTACTTCAAAAGATATACGACATTGAAAGAAAAAACCGAAAACGTTAATACTGCTCGTGAAATTGAAAGATTAGAAGGAAGATTAGCTTTGGAAGCAAAGGAAAAGGAAAATGAGCTATTAAAAAAGAACGAAGAAACCTACAAACAAGTAATTCAAAATCAAAGAGCTTTCAACATAGCACTAACCGCCACTATTGTACTTGCCATCATTATATTAGTTATCATTTGGATTACAGCAAACAGAAGAAGAAAACTCAATCAAATTCTTCAGACAAAGAACATAAAAATAGAAGACCAGCAAAAAAAGATTACTCTTCAGAATAAAGAAATTAAGGCACAAAATGACGAGTTAATTATTAGAAACAAAGAATTAGATGACTTGAATAATGAGAAAGACTCTCTCTTGAGCTTGGTTGCCCACGATATGAAAGCCCCTTTCCATAGAATTAAAGGCTTAACTGAATTATTACGATTATCAGGACTAAATGAAGAGCAAAGTCAATATGTGGGTATGATTAGGAATAATGCTAAACACGGGGCGTATCTAATCAATGATTTACTGGATGTTAATTCTATTGTCACAGATAAAGAAGAATTAAAATCTGAAAGCTTTGAGTTGAAAAAGATACTGGATGATACCCTTTCAAACTTTTTGATCGAGCTCACCAACAAACAAATTGAATACAAAATAGAATGTGAGCCCGGTTTGAAAGTTAATACTGATAGGAATTATATCAATCGGATACTCGAAAATTTAATTTCCAATGCAATCAAATTTTCTAATTTAGAGTCTGAAATTATCCTACGAGCAGGAGTTATTAAAAATAACTTTTGGATTAGCGTCAAAGATTTTGGACCAGGCTTCACTGAAGATGATAAAAACAACCTTTTTAAGAAATTCAAAAAGCTGTCTGCAAAACCAACTGGAGGAGAAAGTTCAAATGGACTTGGATTGGCAATAGTTAAAACTCTAGTAGATCGGTTAAACGGAAAAATCAATCTGGAAACTGAACTAGGGAAATACAGTGAATTCACTATCTACTTCCCTATCTCTTAA